The sequence AACTTTTCAGTCAGAAACGGTTTACCACTTTGATTTAATTTGATAAAAAATAGACTGAAAAGAAAGTAGGAAAAGCATGGCAACGATTAAAGACATCGCTGAAAAAGCCGGTGTTTCAAGTGCAACGGTTTCGCGAGTGTTGAATTATGATGAAACGTTATCGGTAGGCGACGATACAAAGAAGCGTATTTTTGAAGCAGCTGAAGCTTTGGACTATACCAAATACCAGAAAAAGAGAGCTAAAAAAAAGGGCAAGCTGGCAATCGTGCAGTGGTATACTGAAAAAGAAGAACTGGATGATTTATATTATTTATCCATCCGGCTGGGTGTTGAGAAACGCGCGGAAGAAGAAGGGTATGAAGTCATTCGTTTTTTTCAAGATACAGATATTGACACAACTGCAGATATTGAAGGCATCGTAGCGATTGGGAAATTCAGTGATTCTCAAGTTGAACGGTTAACAGGGTGGACAAGCAGCATTTGCTTTGTGGATTTCGATTTATTGGACCGTAAGCTGGATTCGGTGGTCGTTGATTTTGAGCAGGCCGTTCATTCCGTAATGGATTATTTAACAAAAAAAGGCCATCAGAAAATTGGATTTATCGGAGGACAGGAAAATTACGGAGACCGATCCAACACGCCTGTGGATAAGCGATCTATTCTAGTGGAAAACTATCTTCATCGTTTGAACTTGTATCAAGAAAAGTATCGGTTTATCGGTTCTTTCAATGTGACATCAGGTTATCACTTAATGAAGCAAGCAATGGAAGAGTTAGGCGATGATTTGCCAGCAGCTTTTTTTATGGCCAATGATGCATTAGCTATTGGTGCTTTACGAGCGTTGCAAGAAGCGGGAATTTCTGTTCCAGAACAAGTTGAAGTGATTGGTTTCAATGACATCAGTGTGGCTAAGTATGTTTACCCAACATTGAGTACCGTTAAAGTTTATACGGAAATGATGGGAGAAGCCGGTTTTGATCTGTTAATGGATCAGCTTGAATCGAATCGGCGAGTAGCGAAGAAAATAACGTTATCCACAGATTTGATTTTACGTGAAAGTACCACATAAAAAACAATCAAAATAGAAAGAAGAGTTCACCTGATAGCTAAAATTGCTGTTTAGAAGCAATTTTAGTTTTCGGGTTATTTATTTTTGGGTTTTTCCGTTATACTGCAAGTGTAGGATAACAGTCAGAGGAGTAGCTTGAAGGCTTTTCTAGGTCTAAAAACAACTATTTGGTATGATTAGAAATGAGAGTGAGGTTTTTTTATGAAAAAGAATTCCAGACAGCCAGCAAGAAAACGAAAAGAAACAACGAAACAACCGAGCAATGCTAAAACAACTAATTATGTAGTAAAAGAGCCGACTGAGTTACTAGCATTTTTGCTGCAAGAAAAAGTGAAAAACAGCCGAAATTCAATAAAATCCGTTTTGAGCCGTGGACAAGTGATAGTAGATGGAAAATCTATCACACAGCATAATTATTCATTGCTACCTGGACAAACAGTAGGCATTATCGCTAATAAAGTCGCCATCAAAGAGAATGCATTAGTTGGGGTCAGCATTTTACATGAAGATGAAGACATTATTGTGATCAACAAAGAAGCCGGCATGTTGTCTATGGCTTCTAAAAATGAAAATGATTTGACAGCTTATCGACAATTAACGACTTATGTTAAAGAAGACAATCAAAAAAACCGCATTTATATCGTTCACCGTTTGGATAGAGATACGTCAGGCGTGATGTTGTTTGCGAAAAGCGAAGCCGTAAAAACAGCGCTGCAAGAAAAATGGAGCGATGTTGTGAAAGAAAGAATTTATACGGCTTTAGTTGAAGGCGTAGTTCGCAAGGAAGAAGGAACCATCAGTTCTTGGTTAACAGAAAATAAAGCCATGCGCGTCTTTTCAAGCCCAGTTGATAATGGCGGGAAACATGCGGTCACTCATTACAAAAAAATCCGATCAAACGAACAGTTTTCGCTATTAGAAATTCAATTGGAAACAGGCCGTAAAAACCAAATTCGTGTCCACATGGAAGAGATGGGCCATCCAGTTGCAGGCGATAAAAAATACGGATCAAGAATCAATCCTTTAAAACGTCTGGGTCTGCATGCATCCACTTTAGCTTTAGTACACCCTAGAACAGGAGAAGTTGTCCGTTTTCAAGCTAAAGTACCAAAAATATTTTTACAAAATTCTAAATAACAGAAAGAACAACAGCCAAGCGTTCCCAAATAATGGGAGAACTTGGCTGTTTTACTATTCAGTTAATTTTGCTGATTCCAAATCTTATTGAGTTGAAAAGCATCATCTTGCGGTTGATAACCCAAAGCAACGCGTGCTTGATCGATATCCAACCGTGGAAAAGTATTGTTAGAAATCCCGTTGACCAATAAAAACGGCTCTTGGAGTTCAGCGGATAATGTGCAATCGATCAAATGGCAAAAGTCTCTGGCGGATAAAAAATTGGCCATCCCTTCAGGACCGGAACTTGGATCAAGTTCGCCTTCTTTTTTAAAGTCGCCGATTCGAATACCGATGATCTCCTGATTCGTTGTATAAGCATAGTAACTAGCTAAAGCTTCTGCATAAGCTTTAGAGACGCCATATAAGTCAGCAGGGCGAACCGGTTGATTGGTGTGCACTTGAACATTTTGCGGGTAAGCATCGACTGCATGAATGGAAGAAGCAAAAATGATGCGTTTTACATTAACGCCCTCTTGAGTAGCTTGATGGAACAGATTATAAGGGATTTTATAGTTCAGATCTAATAACGTGTCGTAGAATTCAGCATCTGGGCTAGGATCGCCGGCTAAATGCAAAACATATTCAATGCCGTCTAATAATCCGACCCAATTTTTTTCAATGGATAGATCCAAATCTTTTGTTTCGGTTCCAGCTAGAAGTTCGGGATCGATATCAGAAAAATGAATATCAACTAACGTTAATTCGTGGCTGCTTTTTAAATGCTTTGTAATGACTTGTCCAATCGTTCCGGTTGCGCCTGTAATTAAAATTCGTGCCATTCAGTGATTCCTCCTTGTCAATAAAATAAAAAAAGAGAAAAAAGGCACTACAACTGCAGTGCCTTTTAAAAGTAAAATTAGTTATTGTTGCGATCAGCACGTTCATCCGCGCGATCTTTCATCTCGTCTTTTGTTTCGCCGACTTTTTTCTCTACTTCGCCTTTAGCTTTTTGAGCTTTTCCTTCGGCTTGTTTGCCTGTGTTATCGGTAGCATCGCCATAAGCGTCTTTAGCTGAACCGACCGCTTTGTCTTTCATACCTTTTAATTTGTCTTTCATGCTGTTATCTTTGTCTGCCATGTTGTTTTCCTCCTAATAAGTATATTATTAAAAAAACAATTCTCACTGCTGTACAAGTTGTGCTGGTAAAGAGTTCAAAAACAACTTGTGACAAAAGTGTGAACCTCTCTTACAACTAAAGTCTAACGTGTTTATTTTAAAAAATCAAACGATAACCCTTTCAAGTTAGTATCAAGATATCCTAGGGAAAGGCATAAAAAAGGCAAAACCTCTTCTAATCCCTGACACTTAGAGCGTTTGCTGATTTTTCGGTTGGTTTTTCTTATAGCAAAATGTTCGGATCCGAACATTTTCCAAACAACCAACAACCTACTACATCATATAAACTCATTTTTGAGCACAGTGATGAGATAGGGCTCATCAAATTACAAATAGATGGCCGTTTCTCGTACCTTTTACGAGCTAGACAGGCTCTAGCTCTAACCATTCACTCCGAATCTAAGGAAACGGGACAAATAAGCCCTGAACCGAGAGAAGTTTGTCTCGGATCGTGAAAAGCACACCTCTACTGCACGAGTCACACTGATTAGCTGGCAACCCCTTATAGTTAGATCATAAAAGGAAGCCTGTTAAAATGGCATATGAAAGAAGGGTTTCTCTATCACGACGACTATTTTAAAAATTAGCTGGCAACCATTGATCAAATGAATTGTTCTTTTGATTTATAGTCATGAACGGTACAAGTGGTTCGTCTGCTTAATCTTTCGTCTATTATGTGCTAAAATATAAAGATAAACGAAACAATAGGAATTTATTTAGAACTGAGGCGTTTTACAATGAAATTATTAGCAATCGATGCATCCAATCAAGTGATGAGTGTCGCAGTTTTGGAAGATCAAAAAATTATCGGAGAAGTAACGACAAACGTGAAAGGTAATCACAGCCAACGATTAATGCCAGCGATTCATACGTTAATGAAAGAAGTTAATTGGGAACCGTCTGCATTGGACCGAATCGTTGTTGCAAAAGGTCCTGGATCATATACAGGCTTGCGAATTGGAGTGACGATCGCAAAAACACTAGCTTGGACATTAGATAAGGAAATAGTCGGCGTTTCTAGCTTAGCTGTATTAGCAGGCAACTGTGAAGAGTCGCCGAACTATTTAGTGCCGTTATTTGACGCTCGACGCGGCAATATTTATACAGGTTTGTATCAATGGCAAAAAAGGGAATTAGTCCAAATTGAAGCAGATACTCATATTTCAGCGGAGAAATGGGCTGTTTTTTTAAGTGGTTTACCTGGAACATTTGAATTGATTGGTGAAGATCGTTTATTACACCAAGAGATTTTTGAACAACATTTATCTGGACGGATAACTGAAGCGCCTTTGAAAGATCATTTGCCCAAAGCCGGTGTTTTAGGATTATTAGGGATAACGAAAGTGCCGGAAGATGCCCATACCTTAGTCCCAGATTATTTAAAGCTGGCAGAAGCGGAGGAAAATTGGCGTAAAGAGCATCCAGATCAGCTGGAGGAAACGTATGTTGAAAAAATTTAGAGAGTGGTTCGCGATGAACCGAGCAGCACTGAATAAAGCAGAAGGACAATCTTGGCCGACGACATTAGCAAACCGAGTTCATCTATCAACGGCTGTGATGCGGTTGGAAGACGACCAAGCTTTTCAATGGTTCGTAGCAACAGATGAAGATATTCCAGATATTGTCCGTATCCAAGAACTCAGCTACAACGGAAGTGCTCCTTGGAATAAAAAGGCATTGGAGCATGAAATCAATCACAATACACGTGCGCTGTATTTGATTGTAAGAGACCAAGAACGCCCGCTAGCCTTTATTGGCGCTTGGTTTGTTGAAGAAGAAGCTCATATCACCAATATTGCAGTAGTACCTGCTGAACGAAACAAGGGAATTGCACTGCGTTTAATGAAAGAAATGATGCAATTGGCACAAAAAGAAGACATGGTGAAAGTCAGTTTAGAAGTACGAGTTTCAAATGTTGCGGCTCAGCACTTATATCGAAAATTAGGCTTCAAAGACGGAAAAGTAAAAAAAGAGTATTATGCTGGAGATCATGAAGATGCTTTAGAAATGAGTTTATTGTTAAGAAAGAGGGATAGTTATGAACCGCATTAAAACTGAATCTCGGGAAATTCAGTTTGTTTTCCCAGAAGAAGTGCTATTGTCTAGTGAACAAATTCATCAACTGGCTGAAGCTAGTTACTCTAATGGTTCGCCTTGGACAGCAGAAAACTTCTCGACAGATTTAGAAGCTCCGTTTGTTGGGTATGGTTTTGCAATCAAACATCAAAAAGCGATAGGCTTTATTGGTTACCACCATTTTTTAGGCGAAGCAGAGATTACGAATTTTGGGGTGGATCATGCCTATAAAAACCAAGGAATCGGCAGCCAATTTTTAGGTGCCTGTTTAAATCATTTAAGCGAAAATGGAATGGAACAACTTTTTTTAGAAGTACGTTCCAGCAATAAAGCAGCCATTGCCGTTTATCAAAAATTAGACTTTGAAAAAGTAGCTGTACGCAAAGCTTATTACAGGAATCCCGTAGAAGATGCGCAAGTGATGCGCTATAGCAAGTTAGTGAACGGCGACTAAAAATGTCAGGTAGAAGAGAGTGAAAGCATGGAAACCAAACGAAATTTAATTTTAGCAATTGAAACAAGTTGTGATGAAACTAGTGTGGCAGTAGTCGAAAATGGGCATCGCTTGTTGTCGAATATAGTCGCTTCACAAATCAAGAGCCATATGCGTTTCGGCGGAGTAGTCCCAGAAATTGCAAGCCGGCATCACGTTGAACAGATTACGCAATGCATTGAAGAAGCATTGGAAGAAGCCTCAGTTGCTTACCAAGAATTATCGGCAGTTGCCGTAACAAATGGTCCTGGATTAGTGGGAGCATTACTGATCGGCGTTAATGCAGCTAAAGCGATTGCGTATGCTTATAACTTGCCTTTAATTGCCGTTAATCATATGGCAGGACACATTTATGCCAATCGATTGATCCAGCCGCTGGTTTTCCCGTTATTGGCTTTAGTGGTCAGCGGAGGACATACTGAATTAGTGTATATGGAAGAAGATGGAAAATTTGAAATCATCGGCGAGACTCGAGACGATGCAGCCGGAGAAGCCTATGATAAAATTGGCCGGGTCTTAGGACTGCCTTATCCGGGCGGCAAACGCATTGATGAGATGGCACAAATCGGCAAAGATACGTATCATTTCCCGCGAGCGATGTTGAAAGATGATAATTATGATTTTAGTTTTAGTGGGTTAAAAAGTTCTTTTATCAACTTAGTCCACAATGCTAAACAAAAAGGCGAGGAACTAGATGCTGATAATTTAGCGGCTAGTTTTCAAGCAAGTGTTGTGGAAGTGCTCGTAACAAAAACAATCCGGGCCGCTAAGGAATTGGGAGTTAAGCAGCTAGTCTTAGCTGGCGGTGTCGCTGCAAATCAAGGCTTACGAAACGGATTATCAAAAGCGATGGCTCAAGAGTTGCCGGAAGTGGAGTTCTTGATCCCGCCTTTGGCACTGTGTGGAGACAATGCCGCCATGATTGGCGCTGCAGCCTATATAGAATACAACCAACAACAATTTGCAGATTATGATTTGAATGCACAACCAGGTTTAACCTTTGATAGTTATGAAGGCACATTGTCTTGATGATTAAAATAATATTGAAGCAAAAAAGATTAAGTTCAATTGGACTTAATCTTTTTTGGCTTTATCTAATACATTTTTTAACAGCAGTGTCTGCAATTCAACCAATTCAGAAAGCAAAATAGCAGTATAAAACTATGGTAAAATTGAAAAGTATAGAAGTTTAGAAAAGAGTATCAATAAGTTTCTTACAATTCAACAGGTATTAAGATTCAGGAAGGAAGTACAAAAAAATGGATTTTGAAACAGTTATGCAGGAGCTTGAAGCTTTGGGCAAGGAAAGAATGAAGAAAATGTACCTATCTAATGGAGCCCACGAGCCGCTTTTTGGTACGGCTACAGGCGCTATGAAACCCATCGCAAAGAAAATAAAAATAAACCAACCGTTAGCTGAAGAGCTTTATGCTACAGGGAATTATGATGCCATGTACTTTGCAGGTATTATTGCCGATCCAAAAGCCATGACAGAGTCGGACTTTGAGCGCTGGATTGATGCAGCCTATTTTTATATGCTGTCCGATTACGTGGTGGCCGTAACATTATCTGAGTCAGACCATGCACAAGATATTGCCGATAAATGGATTGCAAGCGGTCAAGAGCTGAAAATGTCAGCAGGCTGGAGTTGTTACTGTTGGCTTTTAGGAAACCGTCCAGACAATGAATTTTCTGAAAGTAAGATGTCTAATATGCTTGATATCGTGAAAAATACGATTCATGATTCGCCAGAGCGGACGAAAGCTGCTATGAATAATTTTCTATACACTGTGGGAGTATCATTTTCACCACTAAACGAAAAGGCTAGTGAGACTGCAGCAGAAGTAGGCATCGTAGAAGTCAAGCGGGAAAAGAAACAAAACAGTTTTCTAAACGCTTATGAAAGTATTCAAAAAGAGATGGATAAAGGAAAGTTAGGTTTCAAACGCAAATATGTAAGGTGTTAACATTAGCTTCGTATGAGAAGTTGAAGTTAGTGATTAGACGAGGCGGATAAGTGAGAGAAATTTTTTCGGAAACTTCATTCCCTTAAGAACTATGAATACGATTGACAAAGAATTATTTAACCTCAGTTGTTTGTAGAAAAAAGGACATAGCCTATTAGTCTCATAAAATAGGCTATGTCCTTTTAAATTTAGTTAATTGTTTTCAGTTTAGATCTTTTGAAGCAAGGTTTGCTTCAAAAGATGTCGATCAATCACTGAGCTCTTCTAATTCAATGCTTTTTTCTTCCCACTCTGCTAAAATACCGTCAAGCTGGGAGTGTAGAGCAGTTAATTCTTGATTGATTTCTTGTACTTTTACATGATCGCCAAACACTTCAGGTTCGGTCAACTGCAATTCAAAAGTTTCGATATTTTGTTCGATAGCGGACATGTCGGTTTCCAGTGTGTCGACTCGGCGTTTCAATTGTCGGACCAGTTTTTGGGCATCTTTATCGATTTCGCGTTTGTTTTTTCCGGTGGAGTTAGTGGGCTTGGATGGAATGCCTTTTTGTTCTAGCTCTTCTGCTTCAGCAAGTTGGCGGAGTTCTTCTTGCTGGGCTTTTTTCTCCAGATAATAGTCATAATCTCCCAGATAAAGGGTACTGCCTTCTGCCGATAATTCTACCACTGAAGTCGCTAACCGATTAATAAAGTAACGGTCATGCGAAACAAATAAAAGTGTGCCGTCGAAATCGATCAAAGCATTCTCTAACACTTCTTTGCTGTCAATATCTAAATGGTTGGTCGGCTCATCCAAAATCAAAAAATTATCGCGGTGCATAGACAGTTTAGCTAAAGCTAGACGAGCTTTTTCTCCACCGCTTAGACTAG is a genomic window of Carnobacterium sp. CP1 containing:
- a CDS encoding CsbD family protein; translation: MADKDNSMKDKLKGMKDKAVGSAKDAYGDATDNTGKQAEGKAQKAKGEVEKKVGETKDEMKDRADERADRNNN
- the tsaB gene encoding tRNA (adenosine(37)-N6)-threonylcarbamoyltransferase complex dimerization subunit type 1 TsaB is translated as MKLLAIDASNQVMSVAVLEDQKIIGEVTTNVKGNHSQRLMPAIHTLMKEVNWEPSALDRIVVAKGPGSYTGLRIGVTIAKTLAWTLDKEIVGVSSLAVLAGNCEESPNYLVPLFDARRGNIYTGLYQWQKRELVQIEADTHISAEKWAVFLSGLPGTFELIGEDRLLHQEIFEQHLSGRITEAPLKDHLPKAGVLGLLGITKVPEDAHTLVPDYLKLAEAEENWRKEHPDQLEETYVEKI
- a CDS encoding LacI family DNA-binding transcriptional regulator; the protein is MATIKDIAEKAGVSSATVSRVLNYDETLSVGDDTKKRIFEAAEALDYTKYQKKRAKKKGKLAIVQWYTEKEELDDLYYLSIRLGVEKRAEEEGYEVIRFFQDTDIDTTADIEGIVAIGKFSDSQVERLTGWTSSICFVDFDLLDRKLDSVVVDFEQAVHSVMDYLTKKGHQKIGFIGGQENYGDRSNTPVDKRSILVENYLHRLNLYQEKYRFIGSFNVTSGYHLMKQAMEELGDDLPAAFFMANDALAIGALRALQEAGISVPEQVEVIGFNDISVAKYVYPTLSTVKVYTEMMGEAGFDLLMDQLESNRRVAKKITLSTDLILRESTT
- the rimI gene encoding ribosomal protein S18-alanine N-acetyltransferase, which produces MLKKFREWFAMNRAALNKAEGQSWPTTLANRVHLSTAVMRLEDDQAFQWFVATDEDIPDIVRIQELSYNGSAPWNKKALEHEINHNTRALYLIVRDQERPLAFIGAWFVEEEAHITNIAVVPAERNKGIALRLMKEMMQLAQKEDMVKVSLEVRVSNVAAQHLYRKLGFKDGKVKKEYYAGDHEDALEMSLLLRKRDSYEPH
- a CDS encoding DNA alkylation repair protein yields the protein MDFETVMQELEALGKERMKKMYLSNGAHEPLFGTATGAMKPIAKKIKINQPLAEELYATGNYDAMYFAGIIADPKAMTESDFERWIDAAYFYMLSDYVVAVTLSESDHAQDIADKWIASGQELKMSAGWSCYCWLLGNRPDNEFSESKMSNMLDIVKNTIHDSPERTKAAMNNFLYTVGVSFSPLNEKASETAAEVGIVEVKREKKQNSFLNAYESIQKEMDKGKLGFKRKYVRC
- the tsaD gene encoding tRNA (adenosine(37)-N6)-threonylcarbamoyltransferase complex transferase subunit TsaD, producing the protein METKRNLILAIETSCDETSVAVVENGHRLLSNIVASQIKSHMRFGGVVPEIASRHHVEQITQCIEEALEEASVAYQELSAVAVTNGPGLVGALLIGVNAAKAIAYAYNLPLIAVNHMAGHIYANRLIQPLVFPLLALVVSGGHTELVYMEEDGKFEIIGETRDDAAGEAYDKIGRVLGLPYPGGKRIDEMAQIGKDTYHFPRAMLKDDNYDFSFSGLKSSFINLVHNAKQKGEELDADNLAASFQASVVEVLVTKTIRAAKELGVKQLVLAGGVAANQGLRNGLSKAMAQELPEVEFLIPPLALCGDNAAMIGAAAYIEYNQQQFADYDLNAQPGLTFDSYEGTLS
- a CDS encoding RluA family pseudouridine synthase, giving the protein MKKNSRQPARKRKETTKQPSNAKTTNYVVKEPTELLAFLLQEKVKNSRNSIKSVLSRGQVIVDGKSITQHNYSLLPGQTVGIIANKVAIKENALVGVSILHEDEDIIVINKEAGMLSMASKNENDLTAYRQLTTYVKEDNQKNRIYIVHRLDRDTSGVMLFAKSEAVKTALQEKWSDVVKERIYTALVEGVVRKEEGTISSWLTENKAMRVFSSPVDNGGKHAVTHYKKIRSNEQFSLLEIQLETGRKNQIRVHMEEMGHPVAGDKKYGSRINPLKRLGLHASTLALVHPRTGEVVRFQAKVPKIFLQNSK
- a CDS encoding NAD-dependent epimerase/dehydratase family protein; its protein translation is MARILITGATGTIGQVITKHLKSSHELTLVDIHFSDIDPELLAGTETKDLDLSIEKNWVGLLDGIEYVLHLAGDPSPDAEFYDTLLDLNYKIPYNLFHQATQEGVNVKRIIFASSIHAVDAYPQNVQVHTNQPVRPADLYGVSKAYAEALASYYAYTTNQEIIGIRIGDFKKEGELDPSSGPEGMANFLSARDFCHLIDCTLSAELQEPFLLVNGISNNTFPRLDIDQARVALGYQPQDDAFQLNKIWNQQN
- the rimI gene encoding ribosomal protein S18-alanine N-acetyltransferase, giving the protein MNRIKTESREIQFVFPEEVLLSSEQIHQLAEASYSNGSPWTAENFSTDLEAPFVGYGFAIKHQKAIGFIGYHHFLGEAEITNFGVDHAYKNQGIGSQFLGACLNHLSENGMEQLFLEVRSSNKAAIAVYQKLDFEKVAVRKAYYRNPVEDAQVMRYSKLVNGD